GCGCCCCAAGCGCAGCCCTCGGCGGCACCGTCGAGGAGCGTGACCGGCGTGGCGAAGGCGTCGGCGATCACCTGCCCGAGGGCCGGCGTCTTCGTCAGCCCGCCGGAGAGGATCACCTCGGTCCGCGGGAAGCCCTGGGCGTCGAGCAGGTCGCTCCCCTGGCGGAGGTTGAAGACCGTTGCCAGGAGCATCGCCTTGGCGACGTTGCCGGGGGTGGCGTTGCGTTCGTTGAGGCCGATCACCAGGGCGGTGCCGCCGCGCGACACCCCGAGCCCCGGCTCGTCGTCCTGGAACGGCAGCGCGAGGATCCCGCCGCAGTCGTCGGGGGCGGCCACGATCTCGGGCATCAGCGTTGCGAACGCGTCCCCTCCGCTCCCCGCGCCGGCCCGGCCGAACAGGTCGACGACGGTGTTCATCGGCGTCGTGCCGTTGCGGATCCACACCATGTTGATCGGCTTGCCGTCGGGAGCACAGAAGTGGTCGATCGCCCGGGCCACCCCCTGGAACGGCCGGTCGCCGACCGAGTTGGCGACGACGCTCGTGCCGTAGCTCAGCGCCACCTGACCGGCCGTGCCGATCAGCGAGCCGGCGAGGGCGGCCGACTGGTCCCCCTCGGCCGGAGCAACCGGGATGCCGGGAGGCAGGCCGAGCAGGGCGGCGCCATGGCCGTCGAGCACGCCCCCGTCGCCACCGGCGCGGCTTACCTCGGGGAGCAGTGCGCCGAGCGCGGGGAACGGTCCCCCGGGGACGGCGGCGGCGTGGCGCTCGTAGGCGGCGAGGCGCCGCGGGTCGTAGCCGAGCGTGGCCTGGTCGATGGGAAACATCCCCGCCGCATCGCCGATTCCCAGCCGCCACTGGCCGGTGAGACGCCGCGCCAGCCAGCCGGCGGGGGTCGTGAGCCGACCGGTCGCGCCCGCCAGATCGGGGCGGTTCCGCAGCGTCCACAGCCAGCGCGCGGCGGTGATCCGCTTGGGCATCTTCACGCCGAGCAACGCGGTCAGTTCCTCCCCCTCCGCTTCGTTGCGGCCGTCGCACCACAGCCGCGCGGGTGCCAGCGGCGTCGAGTCGGCGGCGCAGAGGACAGCGCCGTGCATCTGCCCGGCGATCCCGATCGCGGCCACGTCGACGGGGATGCCGCGGCGCGCCGCCGCGGCGCGGACGTCGGCCATCGCGGCGGCCAGGGCGTGCTCCCAGTCGGCCGGCGCCTGCTCGTAACACTCGGCGGCGAGGCCGGGAACCATGCCGTAGCCCGCCGAGCCGGTGGCGACGATCCGCAGCGCCGGGTCGGTGAGGATCACCGACAGTCCCTGGGTGCCGGCGTCGATGCCGAGGAAGCCTGCTGCCATCGGAGCCTCGCGGTGCGCGACGGGGATGCCACGATCGCCGGCCACGGCTCACGCCACGGCGGGCGACCGGCGGATCGACGCGGCGCGATGATACCAGGACGATCCGGCCGTCAGCCGTTCCAGCGGACCGCCGCCGACTCGCCGGGCCCGCGCGTCCCGCAGAACGCGACCTCGATCCCCAGCGCCCGCGCCGCCGCCGCCTTGGCCAGCGCACAGCGGTCGGCCGCCGCGGCGTCGGTGGCGTAGGCGACCTGGACGTGGTTGGCTTTGTGGCGTGCCATCATCTGGTCGCGCGACACGCCGTAGGTCACGGCATGCATGATCGGCCACTGCGGCGTGGTGGCGTCGAGGCGCCGGCGCGTCTCCCCGTCGGGGAGCCGGACCACCGCCGCCCGGCCGATGTCCATGCAGAGCTTCTCGGCAGGGCCGGTGCCGTCGACCCAGATCCGGCTCCAGACGATCTCCCCCGGTTTCGACACGCCGGCGAGCGTGCTGCCGCCGAGCCGGAAGTACATCGGCGGTTGCCGGTAGCCATGTGCTCCCTTCCACCCGCCGATGAAGTGTGCCGGCGGCGCGGCGCCCGAGATCTCGAACACCCAGACCCACTGGTCGGTGGAGTGGGACTGGTCCCAGTCGCCCCAGCGGATGTCGTGGAGCGTGTTCTCGACCGGCTCGCCGAGGGCCTCGTGGACGCGCTGCGTGAGCAGGCCGTCGAGGCCGGCGCACTCGTCGACCTCGTTGAAGTGGGTCAGCGGCCGCCCCTTGTGGAGGATCCGGCTCGACCCCTCGGCGGTGACCGGCGGGCGCTTCGAGTCGTTGAGCATCCCCTCGACAAGGTCGCTGGCGGGGAGCAGGTCCTTGAGGCCCTGCTGGTACTGGATCCCGACCAGGTCGCAGCCGAAGCGGTCGGCGAGGCGCAGCGTGGCGACGTACATCCGGCACTGCCACAGCACCTGCTCGCGGGAAAGGTCGGTGGCGTCGTTGCGGCCGAAGTGGAAGGTCATCCCCGCCTTCTCCAGCCAGCGGAACACCTCCTTGCCCTCCGCCTCGTTGACACGCGTCGTCTCGTGGTACAGCGCGCTTTGGCTGAGGCGTTCCTTGAACACGCCGGTGGCGTGGAGGAGGCGGTCGGGGATGATCGCGTTCTCCATTCCCATGCAGCCCTCGTCGAAGACCCCCATCAGCGCCTTGTGGTGGACGAGCGTGGCGGCGATCTGGCGGCCCAGCTGGTCGAGCTTGGGGGGCACGCGGACGGCGCCGATCGGCACGACGTGGCTGGTGTCGTGGTGGACCGTGCCCCGGTCGAGCCAGGCCTGGAGGTGGCGGGCGAAGCTCGGGCTGGCGAAGTCGTCGGCCCACAGCGTGGCGTAGGGCACGCCGGCCTTGGTGAGCGACCCGTTGAGGTTGAGCATCCCCACCAGCCCCGGCCACTGCCCCGACCAGTTGGCGACGGTGAGGATCGGGCCGGAATGGGTCGAGAGCCCGGGGAGGACGTGGTTCGAGTACTGCCACACCGCCTCGGCGACGACCAGCGGCGCTTCCGGATCGACATGGGCGAACACGTCGAGCCCCTCGCGCGCGCTGCCGATGAAGCCGTGGCCGCGCGCTTTGGAGACGGCGTGGCCGCGCACCAGTTTCCGTCCGGCGCGCGACAGCGCCGTGGCGAGGGCCGTCTCCATGTCGCGCTGGGCCGGCCAGCAGGTGCGGTTGGCCTCTTCACGGAGGTCGCCGCTGGCCACGAGGACCACGTCGGCGCGACTCGGCTTGGCGGACGTCGGGCGGGATTTGGTCGCCATCGGGTCACCCTGGGAGAACCGGATCGAACACGCGGGAGCCGATTGGAACCGGCCCCCGGGGCGAAACTATACTCACCGCCGCTCCGGGTCGGGACGGCGTCGGTCGGACCCCGGAGCGACCCCGTGGAGCTGCCCATCCATGCGTCGTGCCACCCGCATTCCCGTCTGGCTGTCGGCCGGCTGCGCCCTCGCAGCCTGGGGAATTCTCGCCGTCCTCCCCGGCGCCGCCCAGGAACCGGCCGCCGCGGCCCCCGCCCCGGCGCCGAACCTCCCGGCGTTCACCCGCTGGATCATCGCCGCCGACTACACGCGCGACGGGGCGCAGCTGGTCACCGCCGGTGGGGAGAGCCTCCTCTACCGCCCCGGCGACGTCGTCGTCTGGAATGCCGCCGACGGCAACCGGATCGGCGACCTCGCCGGCCACCCGACCGCTGTCTGGGCGGTGAAGGTGTCGAAGGACGGCAAGCTCGCGGCGACTGCCGGCTACGACGGCTTGGTCAAGCTCTGGGACCTGCCCGCGCGGGCCCTCAAGGCCGACCTCAAGAAGCACAAGGGATGGGTCCGGTCGCTCGATTTCTCCCCTGACGGCACCAAGCTGGCGACGGGTGGGGAGGATGGCACGGTCGTCGTGTGGGACACGGCCACGAACGCCGAAGTCCGGGCGATCACGGCCCATGCCGCGGCCACGACCTGCCTCGCCTTCTCCCCCGACGGGGCGACGCTGGCCACCGGCGGCGGCGACAAGCTCGTCAAACTGTGGAACGCCGCCGACGGCGCCGAGAAGGCGAAGCTCGAGGGGCACGGCGACGCCCTCTGGACGCTCGCCTGGTCGCCCGACGGCACGAAGATCGTCAGCGGCGGCGCCGACCGGACGGCGAAGCTGTGGAACACGGCCGACAACAAGGAGCTCGGCACGCTCGCCGGTCACAAGGACTGGGTCACCAGCGCCGCCTTCCTTCCCGACGGCAGCCGGCTGGCGACCGCCAGCCTCGACGGCGTCGTCAAGCTCTGGGACACCGCGTCGCGCGCGGAGCAGTATGGGCCGGAGGCGATCAAGTCGAGCCTCTGGACCGTGACCTTTTCCCCTGACGGCAAGTCGCTGTTCATCGGCAGCCACGCCGGCGGGCGAATCGTGCCGGTGCCGGAGCCGAAGCTCGTGCCCCCGCCGCCCCCCCCGCCGCCGCAGCCGCAGTGGGTGGCGCTGGTCCCGACCGCGTTCACCAGTGCGGCCGGCGCGACCGCGGCGATCGGCGCCGACGGCGTCGTGCTCGTCACCGGCAACCGTGCCAAGGACACCTACACGCTCAAGGCGGTCGTCCCCGCGGGTGGGAACCTCAAGGGTGTCAGGCTCGAGGCTCTGGCCGATGACACCCTGCCCGCGAAGGGACCGGGGCGGGCCGACAACGGGAACTTCGTCGTCAGCACGTTCGCCGTCCAATTCGGGCCCGCGGGGGGCGCGGAGACGCCGACCGCGGTCAAGTTCGCCGGCGCCAAGGCCGACTTCGAGCAGGAGAACTACGCCATCGCCGGCACGCTCGACGACAAGGCCGACAGCGGCTGGGCGATCGGCGGCGGGATCGGCGCCAATCACGTCGCCTCCTACGACCTGTCCACCGACGTGGTGGTTCCCGCCGGCAGCCCGCTGTCGATTTCGATCGACCAGCAGCACGCCGACGGCACCCACGCGCTGGGCAAGTTCCGCCTCCACCTCCTTCAGGAGGTTCCTCCGCCGGCTCCCGCGCCGCCGGCGGAGGCTCCCAAGCCCTGAGCGGTCTTCAGTGACGGTCCAGCGCCGTCCGCCGGCGCGAGAGCACGCGCCGACGGCTGCTAGGATGGACCGCCGATGGCGTGAGAGCGGAACCAGGAGGGATACGGCGATGGAGCGGCGTGGACTGCGGATTCCCGGTTGGTTCGTCGTCGCGGGGGCCGGCTTCGTGGCCGGCGTCGCGTGCTGCGTGGGGCCGCGACTCCGGTCGCCCGAAACGCTGCCGGCGGTGCGCGCCGCCTCGAGCCTCGCCGAAGGCTCGTTCGCGACCTGCACGGTGCCGCTCGACGGCTTCGAGGGGCTGTTCCTCCTCGACTTCGAGACCGGCGACCTGTCCGGCGGGATTCTCAAACCGGCGACGGGGAAGTTCACCGGCCTCTACAAGACCAACGTCCTCAAGGACCTGGGATTCAAGCCTGGTCAGGCGAAGAACCCCAAGTTCCTCCTCGTGTCGGGAATCGCCAACGTCACCCGTCTCGGGCCGCTCACGCTGTCGCCGTCGGCGTTGTTCGTCACCGACTCGGCGACCGGGACCACGGTGGCGTACGGCATTCCGTCGCTGACCGCGCCGGCTGCCGGGGCGTTTGCGGAGTTGGTGCGGCTCGACGTCGTCAATCCGCGCGGTGGTGGCAAGACCCGATGAGCGGTGCCATAGAGCCGGAGCGCGGCCCGTCCGACGCCGCCGAGCCACGCGGCCGATCACCTGCCGACGGCCAGTCGGTGGTGACCGTCAACGGCACGCCCCGCACCGTGCCGGCCGGGGCCACCGCCCACGACCTGGTGGTGGCGCTCGGGCTGGCCGGGCGACCGCTGGCCGTCGAGATCGACGGGCGCGTCGTGCCCCGGGCACGGCTCGCCGGCTGTATGCTGGAATCCGGCAGCGTGATCGAGATCGTGACCCTCGTCGGCGGCGGCTGAGCCGCCGGGACCTTCCATGGCCGTCGGCCCCGTGCCCGTCGTCGATGCCGCGCTGGCCGACCGGCCACTCCGCGTCGCCGGCCTCACGCTTGCCAGCCGCCTCGTGGTCGGCACCGGCAAGTATCCGTCGATGGCGTCGATGGTCCGCTGCCTGGAGGCGGCCGGGGCCGATTGCGTGACGGTGGCGGTCCGCCGCGAGCGGCTCGTCACCGCCGCCGGCGAGAACATCCTCGAATTCCTCGACCCTGCCCGGTACACGCTCCTCCCCAACACCGCCGGCTGCTACAGCGCCGACGATGCCGTCCGCGTCGCGCGGCTCGGCCGCGAACTGCTCCGCGATCTCGGCAACCCCGGCGCCGAGTGGGTCAAGCTCGAGGTCCTCGGCGACCCGAAGACGTTGCTCCCCGATCCGGTCGGGACCCTCGAGGCGACCGCCCGTCTCGTCGCCGACGGGTTCGCGGTGCTCGTCTACACCAGCGACGATCCGGTGGTCGCCCGGCGCCTCAAGGCGGCCGGCGCCGCCAGCGTGATGCCCGCCGGCAGCCCGATCGGCTCGGGGCAGGGGATCCTCAATCCCGCCAACCTGCGGATCTGCCTGGAGTTCCTCAAGGGGGACGACCCCGACTACCCGGTGATCGTCGATGCCGGTGTCGGCACCGCCAGCGACGTCGCGGCCGCGATGGAGCTCGGGGTCGACGGGGTGCTCCTCAACACCGCCATCGCGCTGGCCGCCGAGCCGGAGCGGATGGCCCACGCGATGCGCGCCGCCTGCTTCGCCGGGCGCCAGGCGTTTTTGGCCGGGCGAATCCCCCGGCGCCTCTACGCCTCGGCCTCGAGCCCCGTCGAAGGGGTGATCGGCACTCCGCGGCGCGCGGAGTGAAGCCGATGCTCGCGCGCCGCGTGATCCCCTGCCTCGACGTCGACCGGGGGCGCGTCGTCAAAGGGACGCGGTTCGTCGATCTCGTCGACGCCGGGGATCCGGTCGCCGTCGCGGCGCGTTACGAGGCCGAGGGGGCGGACGAGCTGGTGTTCCTCGACATCACCGCCAGCCACGAAGGCCGCGCGATCATGCTCGACGTCGTCCGCCGCGTCGCCGAGAGCGTGTTCATGCCGTTCACCGTCGGCGGCGGGATCCGCACGCTCGACGACGCCTGCCGCCTCGTCCAAGCCGGTGCCGAGAAGGTGAGCATCAATTCGGCCGCCGTCCGCACCCCGGACCTGATCGCGGCGGTCGCCGACCGGCTCGGGAGCTGTGCGACGGTCGTCAACATCGATCCGAAGCGGGTCCGCCGCGGCGACGGCAGCGAGGCCTGGGAGGTGTTCATCTCCGGCGGCCGCGAGCCGACCGGCCTCGACGCGGTGTCATGGGCGCGGCGCGTCGAACAGCTCGGTGCCGGGGAGATCGTCCTCACCTGCATGGACCGCGACGGCACGCGCGACGGCTACGATCTGGAGATCACCGCCGCGGTCAGCCGGGCGGTGCGGATCCCGGTCGTCGCCAGCGGCGGCGCCGGCGCCCCCGAGCACCTCGCTGCGGCGGTGACCGAGGGAGGGGCGGATGCGGCGCTGGCCGCTGGAATCTTCCATTTCGGGCAGTGTACGATCCGGGACGTCAAGGAACTGTTCCTGGCCCGGGGGATTCCCGTCCGTCCGCCCGCCGCACCCTAGAGGTGCGGGCAATACGTCATCCTCGTTGGGATCACCGTCCGATGGCGACGATCGACAGTGCGACTGCGTCAGCCCCTGCACCGGCCACCCCATCCGTGGCCGAGATCCCGGCCCAGCCGGCAGCCGAGGCCGCGTCCGAGAAGCCGGTCGCCAGCGGCGGCCGCCCGCGGCTCGAGATCGACCGGCTGTTCGAGGCGCTGGTGAAGCTGATGGGTAGCGACCTCCACCTCAAGGTCGGCCAGCCACCGATCGTCCGCGTGAAGGGGGCCTTGCAGCCGCTCAAGGCGCCGAAGATCGAGGACGAGCAGATGCGGCGGCTGTGCCTGCCGATGCTCGACGAGCGCCAGCGGCGGATCCTCGAGAACGACGGCGGCTGCGACTTCGCCTACACCGTGCCGGTCGACGGCGTCCGCTGGCGGTTCCGTGTCAACCTGCTCCATCAGCAGGGGGCGATGGGGCTGGTGGCGCGGCGCGTCAACAACACGATCCCCGACTTCAAGGGGCTGTTCCTGCCGACGTCGATCGAGCGGCTCTGCCAGCTCGATCAAGGCATGGTGTTGCTCGCCGGCGTCACCGGCTCCGGCAAGAGCACCACGATCGGCTCGATGCTCAACTACATCAACAAGAACTACCGCAAGCACATCCTCACGCTCGAGGACCCGATCGAGTTCGTGTTCACCGAGGACAAGTGCCTGATCAACCAGCGCGAGATCGGCCAGGACGTCAAGAACTTCGAGATCGGGATGAAGCACGCCGTCCGCGAGGACCCCGACATCATCCTCGTCGGCGAGATGCGCGACGTGGAAACCTTCAAGACTGCGATCCACGCCGCCGAGACCGGACATTTGGTATTCGGTACGATCCACGCCGCGAGTGCCCCGAGCACGATCGGCCGGATCCTCGACCTGTTTCCACAGGAAGAGCACGCCGCGATCCGCAGCGCGATCGCCTTCAACATGAAGGGGATCATCGCCCAGAAGCTCCTCAAGAGCATCCGCCCCGGCGTCAGCCGGGTGCCGATCTGCGAGGTGCTGTACTTCGACGTGCTGGTACGGAAGTACGTCCTCGAAGAGCAGGAGCACCTGATCGCCGACCACATCAAGAAGTCAGCGAAGGACGGCATGCAGGATTTCACGGCGAGCCTCAAGTCGCTCATCGACCAGCAACTCATCGATCGCAACGACGCGCTCGAGATCGCCCCCAACCGCGAGGCGCTGATGATGGCCCTCAAGGGGATCGGTGTCTCGTGATGCGGGGCCGTTGCCTCCCGGCAGTGCTCGTCGTCGCCTTCCACGCGGCCGTGACCGGTGGCGCGATCGCCCGCGCCGACGACGGCTGGCCCGTGCCCAGCCCGGAGTGGCTCGACCGGCCGGCTGGCGGTGGGCTGGCGATCCTGCCCTTGGTGACGTGGTGGCTGTTGGTCCTCTGCTGGACCGCGTCCTCCGACTGGGTGACGCGCGACGCCTCGAAGCGCAACATCCAGCCCAACCTCTGGGGCGCGGTGACGACGGTCCCGTTCTTCCTCACCGCGCTTGTCGCTTGGCTCGTCCCCTCGGCGATCATCGGCCAGGTACTGATGGGGCTGGGCTGGCTGGTGCCGCTGTTCGTCTATGCCGGGCGGCGGAACGCCAAGCTCAAGGAGTCGGAGAAGATCCTCACCGTCGGCCATGCCCGCCGGGCACTGGCCGGGGTCTTGGGCCGGTTCGGGATCCACATGGAGGTCGGCGACGAGCCGGCCGACGCCCTCCCGGCGATCACCCTGCTGCCGGTCGGGGGCAAGGACGAGGCCGATAACAAGGCCCGCTCGGAGGCGGCGGCGGCCACTCCCGGGATCGAGGAGACGAAGAAGATCCTTCAACAGGCCGTCGCGGCACGGGCCTCGACGCTGCTTCTCGAGTGGGGGCCGTCGGTCGTCAACCTCCGCAACGAGGTCGACGGGGTGTGGATGCCGCAGCGGGTGTTCAAGAGCAAGGGGGGGCGGAAGACGGGCGAGGTGTGGGCCGACGCCCCGCCGCTCGAGCGGCCAGTGGCCGACGCGATCGCCGTCACCCTCAAGACGCTCACCGGCCACGAGCCGAAGGAGCGGCGTGGCCAGCTCTCGGGGACCTTCGCCGTGCTGTCCGACGGCAAGCCGCGGAACTGCCGGTTGACCGTCCGCTCGGCCCACGGCGGCGAACAGATGCTCGTGCAGATCGAGTCTCCGGCACTGCTGTTCAAGGGCTACGACGACCTCGGCGTCCCGAAGCCGATCGCCGAGCGGCTCCGTGAGTTGCTGGCGCTGGAGAAGGGCGTGCTGCTGGTGTCGTCGCCGCGCGGCAACGGCCTGTCGACCACCTTCGACGTCGTCGTCCTCGCCTGCGACCGGCTCCTCCGGGACTTCATCTCCATCGAGGACGCCGCCGCCCCGCCGCGCGAGATCCAGAACGTCAAGCCGGTCCGCTACGACGCCCGCTCGGGGACGACGCCCGTCGCCGCCCTCGAGACGGCGATGCGCGAATACCCGCGCGGGATCGTGACCCGTGACCTGACCGACAAGGATCTGGCGGTCAAGTTGCTCGAGCTCGCCGACGACTCGCAGATGGTGATCATCAGCCTCCGGGCCAACGACGCCGTCGACGCCGTAGCCCGGCTCGCCGCCGCCGGTGTTCCCGCCGACCTCTTCGCCCGGACGCTGATCGGATCGCTGTCGCAGCGGCTGGTGCGGAAGCTGTGCCCGAAGTGCCGGGAGCAATTCGTGCCGCAGCCCGACCTGCTGGCAAAGCTGAAGAAGACACCCGAGGAGTTGCCGTTCCTCAAGAAGCCCAGCGAGCACGGCTGCCGGCTGTGCGGGGGCAGCGCCTACTTCGGCCGGACGGCAATCTTCGAGCTGGCCTCGGGCCCGACCCTGCGGCAGGCGGTCGCCAAGAAGGTCGATGCCGCCACGCTCCGCCGCGCGGCGGAGAAGGACGGCCTCCAGCCGATGCGCGACGAGGGGCTGCGGTTGGTGCTCGAGAACGTCACGGGGCTCGAGGAGTTGCAGCGCGTGTTCGCCGCGAAGTCCTGAACTGCCGGAAAGCAGCCATGATCGTCACCATCCTCCTCGCGATCGTGTTCCTCGCCGTCACCCTCGTGCTCGTCCGCGAGGGGCTGTGGAGCGCGATGGTGATTTTCCTCAACCTCCTCGCGGCGACGACCGCGGCCACCGCCTGGTACCCGGTCGTCGCGAACTTCGCCGACGGCCATCTGCCGACCTTCACCTACCTGATCGATTTCCTCGCCTGGTGGGGATTGTTCGCGCTGGTGCTCCTGGTGATGCGCGAGGTCACCGACCGGCTGTCGCGGACCAAGGTCAAGTTCGTCAAGCAGGTCGAGCTGGGCGGCAGCGCGCTGGTCGGGATGATGGCCGGGTGGTTGATGGTCTGCTTCACCGCGGCCTCCCTCCACACCGCCGCGGTGCCGCGCGATCTCGTCCAGCCGACCCCCGAATCGACGATGTTCCTCGGGTTCGCCCCCGACAGGAAATGGCTCGCCTGGACGCGGTTTTCCACCGAGCACGGTCCGTTCGGCAGGCCCGGCGCGAACCGGGCCGACGTCTTCGATCGTGACGCGCGGTTCATCCTCGCCTACGGCGACCGCCGGGCGGCGCTGGAGCGGGCCGAGGGGCTGCGGGTCAACCGGGAGTAAGCGGCCGTGGTGGACGAATCGGGTGACTACCGGCCGGTAAGCTGGCTGGCCGTGGCCGCCGCCATCGGCGGGATCGTGTCGGCGATCGCCCTCCTCGGTCCGCTGTTCTGGGTGGTGCCGCTGCTGGCCACGCTCTTGGCACTGGTGGCCCTGGCCGATGTCGGCCGGGACGGCGCCACGAAGGTCGGGCGCTGGGCGGCGCTGGCGGGATTGTTCCTCGCCATCGGATTCGCTTCCCAGGCGATCTCCGGGCATCTGGTCGGGCGCTGGGTGGCCGGTCGCCGGGCCGAGGCGACCGTGCGGCACTGGGTGGCGACCGTCCAGCAGGGTAACGTCACCGATGCGGCGAAGATGCTCGACGCAGGCGCGATCGACCGTGGCCCGATGATGCCCGGGTCGCTCGACGAGCCGCTCGAGGCGCTGCTCGCCAAGCATCCGGTGGCGGCGGCGATCCGCGACTGCGGCCCTGGCGCAACGCCGAGCGTGGTCATCGAGGGCACGATGCCCGAGGATGCGCGGTTGTGGGTGGCGGCTGTCAGGCTCGGACCGTGCGGCGGCGCGACGGGCGGCGAGGTGAAGGCACGGATGATCCTCCGTAGCCTGCCGCTGACGCGCAAAGGCCGGGTCTACGATTCCTGGCAGGTGTTCAAGCTCGCCGACCCCCGCGCTGCCGGGCTCCCGGGCGGGTGAACGTGCCGGCTCCCGTCGCGCTCAGGCGTCGCGCGACGAGAAGCAGCGGGCGGCGTCGATGCCATCGGCACCGGCGGCGAGCATCGCGAGGCGATCGAAGCCGAGGGCGGCGCCGGTTCCCCTGGGCATGTCGGCGCCGTGGGCGGCGAGGAGCCGCTGCGGGACGGGAAGGGGTTCCCGACCGCTGGCAGCGCGGGTCCGGTTGGCCGAGTCGATGCGCCGGGCCAGTTCCTCGCGCGACGGTTCCTCCTCCCAGCCGTTTGCCAACTCGACGCCGGCGACGAACAGTTCGAAGCGCAGTGCCCGACGCGGATCGGCGGGATCGAGCCGGGCCAGCGCCCCCTGGCTCGCCGGCCAGCCCTCGAGGAGGGTTGGCCGGTCATGGCCGAGCCGCGGGGCGACCGCCTCGGCGAGCAGCAGTTCGAACCAGCCGTCGCCGTCGGGGGCGTGACCGTGGGGGGCGGCGATGCCCAGCCGCGCCGCGGCCGCTTCCCAGTCGGCGGGCGTGGCCGTGAACGGATCGACGCCGGCATGATGGCCGAACGCCTCGGCGCAGCCGATCCGCTCGATTCCCGCCGTTTCCAACGCGGTCGTGCACAGCGCCGCGACCAGTTCGGCCGAGTCGTCGAGCGTGGTGCCGGGGGCGTACCACTCGAGCAGCACGAACTCGACGTCGTGGCGGGCGCCCCGCTCACCGGCGCGGAACGCGCGGGCGAACTGGTAGATCGGTCCCGCGCCCCGCGCCAGCAGCCGCTTCATGAGGGCTTCGGGGCTGGTCTGGAGGTAGGCCGGCGCCGCCCCGGGCCCGTCGGGGTGGAGGACGAACGGATCGATGTGGGCTTCGGGCACGACCTCGGCGGAGAGCACCGGCGTGTCGACCTCGACGAAGCCGCGCTCGTCGAACAACCGGCGCAGCGCGGCGCGCAGGGCGGCGCGGCGGCGGAGCAGGTCGTGGGTTTCAGACGCGGAACGCGGGCCGTCGCGCACCGGGCGCTCCTCTCAGGCCGGCACCGTGGCCGGCACGGGTGCCCGGTAGACCATCACCGGGCAGGGTGCGCGGCGGACGACCGCCTCGGCGACGCTTCCCATCAGGAGGCGCAGCATGCCGGTTCGGCCATGGGTGCCGATGACGATCAATTCGACCCCCTCGTCACCGGCGATCCTGACGATTTCCGCCGCCGGATCGCCGATCCCCATCCGGTGCGTGAAGGGGACGTCGGGCGCGGCGGGCTTGACGGCCTCGAGCATCGCCTGGATCCGCGCCGAATCGGGCTCGGGGATCCCGTAATAGAGCTCGCCCCCCCCGTAGGCGAGCGGCGGCTCCTCGACGTGGACGATGAGCAAGCGCGCACCCGCCTGGCGGGCCAGGGCCTCGGCGTGGTGCAGCGCCGCGTCGCTGGCGGTGGAAAAATCGGTGGCGAACAGGATCGTGCGCTGGGGCATGGCGACAGCCTCCCGGAGGGACGGGGCGGG
This is a stretch of genomic DNA from Planctomycetota bacterium. It encodes these proteins:
- a CDS encoding universal stress protein, with the translated sequence MPQRTILFATDFSTASDAALHHAEALARQAGARLLIVHVEEPPLAYGGGELYYGIPEPDSARIQAMLEAVKPAAPDVPFTHRMGIGDPAAEIVRIAGDEGVELIVIGTHGRTGMLRLLMGSVAEAVVRRAPCPVMVYRAPVPATVPA
- the genX gene encoding EF-P lysine aminoacylase GenX, with amino-acid sequence MRDGPRSASETHDLLRRRAALRAALRRLFDERGFVEVDTPVLSAEVVPEAHIDPFVLHPDGPGAAPAYLQTSPEALMKRLLARGAGPIYQFARAFRAGERGARHDVEFVLLEWYAPGTTLDDSAELVAALCTTALETAGIERIGCAEAFGHHAGVDPFTATPADWEAAAARLGIAAPHGHAPDGDGWFELLLAEAVAPRLGHDRPTLLEGWPASQGALARLDPADPRRALRFELFVAGVELANGWEEEPSREELARRIDSANRTRAASGREPLPVPQRLLAAHGADMPRGTGAALGFDRLAMLAAGADGIDAARCFSSRDA